A window of Mus pahari chromosome 7, PAHARI_EIJ_v1.1, whole genome shotgun sequence contains these coding sequences:
- the Plb1 gene encoding phospholipase B1, membrane-associated isoform X3: MPAQARALVKRMKSTPTINLQKDWKLITLLIGNNDLCLYCENPENNPTTDYVKHIQQAVDILYEELPRVFINVVEVMELAGLHHDQGGKCAMPLAVQKNCSCFRHSQNLIAMQELKKLNWNLQSGISELSYWHRYMEREDFAVTVQPFFRNTFIPLNERGGLDLSFFSEDCFHFSDRGHAEMAIALWNNMLEPVGWKTSSNNFTYNRTKLKCPSPESPFLYTLRNSQLLPGTAEEPSSALYWAVPVAVVGGLAVGILGVMLWRTVKPIQQEEEETLPNTSVDPELTQDAVSEKRLRDEA; the protein is encoded by the exons ACAATCAACCTACAGAAAGACTGGAAGCTGATTACGCTCCTCATTGGGAACAACGACCTGTGTCTATACTGTGAGAATCCG GAGAACAACCCAACCACAGACTATGTCAAGCACATCCAGCAAGCCGTGGACATCCTCTATGAGGAG ctTCCCAGAGTTTTCATCAACGTGGTGGAAGTCATGGAGCTGGCTGGCCTGCACCACGACCAAGGTGGGAAATGTGCCATGCCACTGGCAGTTCA GAAAAACTGCAGTTGCTTTAGACACTCCCAAAACCTCATAGCGATGCAGGAGCTGAAGAAACTAAACTGGAACCTCCAG AGCGGCATCTCCGAGCTCTCCTATTGGCACCGGTACATGGAGCGTGAGGACTTTGCAGTCACTGTGCAGCCTTTCTTCCGGAATACCTTTATCCCGCTGAATGAG CGTGGGGGCctggacctcagtttcttctctgaagaCTGTTTCCACTTCTCAGACCGTGGGCATGCCGAGATGGCCATTGCCCTCTGGAATAACATG ctgGAACCAGTGGGCTGGAAGACATCCTCCAATAACTTCACATACAACAGAACCAAACTCAAGTGTCCCTCACCT GAAAGCCCTTTCCTCTACACCCTCCGGAATAGTCAGCTTCTCCCAGGCACGGCTGAAGAACCCTCCAGTGCACTCTACTGGGCAGTGCCAGTGGCAGTAGTAGGTGGCCTGGCAGTTGGCATCCTTGGAGTGATGTTGTGGAGAACTGTGAAACCCATccaacaggaggaggaagagactctTCCAAATACAAGTGTGGACCCTGAGTTGACCCAGGATGCTGTATCAGAGAAGAGGCTCAGAGATGAGGCCTAG